One region of Gorilla gorilla gorilla isolate KB3781 chromosome 13, NHGRI_mGorGor1-v2.1_pri, whole genome shotgun sequence genomic DNA includes:
- the RABL6 gene encoding rab-like protein 6 isoform X1: MFSALKKLVGSDQAPGRDKNIPAGLQSMNQALQRRFAKGVQYNMKIVIRGDRNTGKTALWHRLQGRPFVEEYIPTQEIQVTSIHWSYKTTDDIVKVEVWDVVDKGKCKKRGDGLKMENDPQEAESEMALDAEFLDVYKNCNGVVMMFDITKQWTFNYILRELPKVPTHVPVCVLGNYRDMGEHRVILPDDVRDFIDNLDRPPGSSYFRYAESSMKNSFGLKYLHKFFNIPFLQLQRETLLRQLETNQLDMDATLEELSVQQETEDQNYGIFLEMMEARSRGHASPLAANGQSPSSGSQSPVVPAGAVSTGSSSPGTPQPAPQLPLNAAPPSSLPPVPPSEALPPPACPSAPAPRRSIISRLFGTSPATEAAPPPPASLFTEPVPAAEAPATVQSVEDFVPDDRLDRSFLEDTTPARDEKKVGAKAAQQDSDSDGEALGGNPMVAGFQDDVDLEDQPRGSPPLPAGPVPSQDITLSSEEEAEVAGPPQGPAPAPQQCSEPETKWSSIPASKPRRGTAPTRTAAPPWPGGASVRTGPEKRSSTRPPAEMEPGKGEQASSSESDPEGPIAAQMLSFVMDDPDFESEASDTQRRADEFPVRDDPSDVTDEDEGPAQPPPPPKLPLPAFRLKNDSDLFGLGLEEAGPKESSEEGKEGKAPSKEKKKKKKKGKEEEEKSAKKKSKHKKSKDKEEGKEERRRRQQRPPRGRERTAADELEAFLGGRAPGGRHPGGGDYEEL, encoded by the exons TGAAGATAGTGATCCGGGGAGACAGGAACACGGGCAAGACAGCGCTGTGGCACCGCCTGCAGGGCCGGCCGTTCGTGGAGGAGTACATCCCCACACAGGAGATCCAGGTCACCAGCATCCACTGGAGCTACAAGA CCACGGATGACATCGTGAAGGTTGAAGTCTGGGATGTGGTAGACAAAG gaaaatgcaaaaagcGAGGCGACGGCTTAAAGATGGAGAACGACCCCCAGGAG GCGGAGTCTGAAATGGCCCTGGATGCTGAGTTCCTGGACGTGTACAAGAACTGCAACGGGGTGGTCATGATGTTCGACATTACCAAGCAGTG GACCTTCAATTACATTCTCCGGGAGCTTCCGAAAGTGCCCACCCACGTGCCAGTGTGCGTGCTGGGGAACTACCGGGACATGGGCGAGCACCGAGTCATCCTGCCGGACGACGTGCGTGACTTCATCGACAACCTGGACAG ACCTCCAGGTTCCTCCTACTTCCGCTATGCTGAGTCTTCCATGAAGAACAGCTTCGGTCTAAAGTACCTTCATAAGTTCTTCAATATCCCATTTTTGCAGCTTCAG AGGGAGACGCTGTTGCGGCAGCTGGAGACGAACCAGCTGGACATGGACGCCACGCTGGAGGAGCTGTCGGTGCAGCAGGAGACGGAGGACCAGAACTACGGCAT CTTCCTGGAGATGATGGAGGCTCGCAGCCGCGGCCATGCGTCCCCACTGGCGGCCAACGGGCAGAGCCCATCTTCGGGCTCCCAGTCACCAGTGGTGCCTGCAGGCGCCGTGTCCACGGGGAGCTCCAGCCCCGGCACACCCCAGCCCGCCCCACAGCTGCCCCTCAATGCCGCCCCACCATCCTCTCTGCCCCCTGTACCACCCTCAgaggccctgcccccacctgcgTGCCCCTCAGCCCCCGCCCCACGGCGCAGCATCATCTCTAGGCTGTTTGGGACGTCACCTGCCACCGAGGCAGCCCCTCCACCTCCAG CATCACTGTTCACAGAGCCAGTCCCGGCCGCAGAGGCCCCAGCAACAGTCCAGAGTGTGGAGGACTTTGTTCCCGACGACCGCCTGGACCGCAGCTTCCTGGAAGACACGACCCCCGCCAGGGACGAGAAGAAGGTGGGAGCCAAGGCTGCCCAGCAGGACAGCGACAG TGATGGGGAGGCCCTGGGCGGCAACCCGATGGTGGCAGGGTTCCAGGACGACGTGGACCTCGAAGACCAGCCACGTGGGAGTCCCCCGCTGCCTGCAGGCCCCGTCCCCAGTCAAGACATCACTCTTTCGAGTGAGGAGGAAGCAGAAGTGGCAGGTCCCCCACAAGGCCCTGCCCCAGCTCCCCAGCAGTGCTCAGAGCCAGAGACCAAGTG GTCCTCCATACCAGCTTCGAAGCCACGGAGGGGGACAGCTCCCACGAGGACTGCAGCACCCCCCTGGCCAGGCGGTGCCTCTGTTCGCACAGGTCCGGAGAAGCGCAGCAGCACCAGGCCCCCTGCTGAGATGGAGCCGGGGAAGGGTGAGCAGGCCTCCTCGTCGGAGAGTGACCCCGAGGGACCCATTGCTGCACAAATGCTGTCCTTCGTCATGGATGACCCCGACTTTGAGAGCGAGGCATCAGACACACAGCGCAGGGCG GATGAGTTTCCCGTGCGAGATGACCCCTCCGATGTGACTGACGAGGATGAGGGCCCTGCCCagccgcccccaccccccaagcTCCCTCTCCCCGCCTTCAGACTGAAGAATGACTCGGACCTCTtcgggctggggctggaggaggccGGACCCAAGGAGAGCAGTGAGGAAG GTAAGGAGGGCAAAGCCCCCTctaaggagaagaagaagaagaagaaaaaaggcaaagag GAGGAAGAAAAGTCTGCCAAGAAGAAGAGCAAACACAAGAAGAGCAAGGACAAGGAGGAGGGCAAGGaggagcggcggcggcggcagcagcggcCCCCGCGCGGCAGGGAGAGGACGGCTGCTGATGAGCTGGAGGCTTTCTTGGGGGGCAGGGCCCCGGGCGGCCGTCACCCTGGGGGTGGCGACTACGAGGAGCTCTAG
- the RABL6 gene encoding rab-like protein 6 isoform X3, with translation MENDPQEAESEMALDAEFLDVYKNCNGVVMMFDITKQWTFNYILRELPKVPTHVPVCVLGNYRDMGEHRVILPDDVRDFIDNLDRPPGSSYFRYAESSMKNSFGLKYLHKFFNIPFLQLQRETLLRQLETNQLDMDATLEELSVQQETEDQNYGIFLEMMEARSRGHASPLAANGQSPSSGSQSPVVPAGAVSTGSSSPGTPQPAPQLPLNAAPPSSLPPVPPSEALPPPACPSAPAPRRSIISRLFGTSPATEAAPPPPASLFTEPVPAAEAPATVQSVEDFVPDDRLDRSFLEDTTPARDEKKVGAKAAQQDSDSDGEALGGNPMVAGFQDDVDLEDQPRGSPPLPAGPVPSQDITLSSEEEAEVAGPPQGPAPAPQQCSEPETKWSSIPASKPRRGTAPTRTAAPPWPGGASVRTGPEKRSSTRPPAEMEPGKGEQASSSESDPEGPIAAQMLSFVMDDPDFESEASDTQRRADEFPVRDDPSDVTDEDEGPAQPPPPPKLPLPAFRLKNDSDLFGLGLEEAGPKESSEEGKEGKAPSKEKKKKKKKGKEEEEKSAKKKSKHKKSKDKEEGKEERRRRQQRPPRGRERTAADELEAFLGGRAPGGRHPGGGDYEEL, from the exons ATGGAGAACGACCCCCAGGAG GCGGAGTCTGAAATGGCCCTGGATGCTGAGTTCCTGGACGTGTACAAGAACTGCAACGGGGTGGTCATGATGTTCGACATTACCAAGCAGTG GACCTTCAATTACATTCTCCGGGAGCTTCCGAAAGTGCCCACCCACGTGCCAGTGTGCGTGCTGGGGAACTACCGGGACATGGGCGAGCACCGAGTCATCCTGCCGGACGACGTGCGTGACTTCATCGACAACCTGGACAG ACCTCCAGGTTCCTCCTACTTCCGCTATGCTGAGTCTTCCATGAAGAACAGCTTCGGTCTAAAGTACCTTCATAAGTTCTTCAATATCCCATTTTTGCAGCTTCAG AGGGAGACGCTGTTGCGGCAGCTGGAGACGAACCAGCTGGACATGGACGCCACGCTGGAGGAGCTGTCGGTGCAGCAGGAGACGGAGGACCAGAACTACGGCAT CTTCCTGGAGATGATGGAGGCTCGCAGCCGCGGCCATGCGTCCCCACTGGCGGCCAACGGGCAGAGCCCATCTTCGGGCTCCCAGTCACCAGTGGTGCCTGCAGGCGCCGTGTCCACGGGGAGCTCCAGCCCCGGCACACCCCAGCCCGCCCCACAGCTGCCCCTCAATGCCGCCCCACCATCCTCTCTGCCCCCTGTACCACCCTCAgaggccctgcccccacctgcgTGCCCCTCAGCCCCCGCCCCACGGCGCAGCATCATCTCTAGGCTGTTTGGGACGTCACCTGCCACCGAGGCAGCCCCTCCACCTCCAG CATCACTGTTCACAGAGCCAGTCCCGGCCGCAGAGGCCCCAGCAACAGTCCAGAGTGTGGAGGACTTTGTTCCCGACGACCGCCTGGACCGCAGCTTCCTGGAAGACACGACCCCCGCCAGGGACGAGAAGAAGGTGGGAGCCAAGGCTGCCCAGCAGGACAGCGACAG TGATGGGGAGGCCCTGGGCGGCAACCCGATGGTGGCAGGGTTCCAGGACGACGTGGACCTCGAAGACCAGCCACGTGGGAGTCCCCCGCTGCCTGCAGGCCCCGTCCCCAGTCAAGACATCACTCTTTCGAGTGAGGAGGAAGCAGAAGTGGCAGGTCCCCCACAAGGCCCTGCCCCAGCTCCCCAGCAGTGCTCAGAGCCAGAGACCAAGTG GTCCTCCATACCAGCTTCGAAGCCACGGAGGGGGACAGCTCCCACGAGGACTGCAGCACCCCCCTGGCCAGGCGGTGCCTCTGTTCGCACAGGTCCGGAGAAGCGCAGCAGCACCAGGCCCCCTGCTGAGATGGAGCCGGGGAAGGGTGAGCAGGCCTCCTCGTCGGAGAGTGACCCCGAGGGACCCATTGCTGCACAAATGCTGTCCTTCGTCATGGATGACCCCGACTTTGAGAGCGAGGCATCAGACACACAGCGCAGGGCG GATGAGTTTCCCGTGCGAGATGACCCCTCCGATGTGACTGACGAGGATGAGGGCCCTGCCCagccgcccccaccccccaagcTCCCTCTCCCCGCCTTCAGACTGAAGAATGACTCGGACCTCTtcgggctggggctggaggaggccGGACCCAAGGAGAGCAGTGAGGAAG GTAAGGAGGGCAAAGCCCCCTctaaggagaagaagaagaagaagaaaaaaggcaaagag GAGGAAGAAAAGTCTGCCAAGAAGAAGAGCAAACACAAGAAGAGCAAGGACAAGGAGGAGGGCAAGGaggagcggcggcggcggcagcagcggcCCCCGCGCGGCAGGGAGAGGACGGCTGCTGATGAGCTGGAGGCTTTCTTGGGGGGCAGGGCCCCGGGCGGCCGTCACCCTGGGGGTGGCGACTACGAGGAGCTCTAG
- the RABL6 gene encoding rab-like protein 6 isoform X2, protein MFSALKKLVGSDQAPGRDKNIPAGLQSMNQALQRRFAKGVQYNMKIVIRGDRNTGKTALWHRLQGRPFVEEYIPTQEIQVTSIHWSYKTTDDIVKVEVWDVVDKGKCKKRGDGLKMENDPQEAESEMALDAEFLDVYKNCNGVVMMFDITKQWTFNYILRELPKVPTHVPVCVLGNYRDMGEHRVILPDDVRDFIDNLDRPPGSSYFRYAESSMKNSFGLKYLHKFFNIPFLQLQRETLLRQLETNQLDMDATLEELSVQQETEDQNYGIFLEMMEARSRGHASPLAANGQSPSSGSQSPVVPAGAVSTGSSSPGTPQPAPQLPLNAAPPSSLPPVPPSEALPPPACPSAPAPRRSIISRLFGTSPATEAAPPPPEPVPAAEAPATVQSVEDFVPDDRLDRSFLEDTTPARDEKKVGAKAAQQDSDSDGEALGGNPMVAGFQDDVDLEDQPRGSPPLPAGPVPSQDITLSSEEEAEVAGPPQGPAPAPQQCSEPETKWSSIPASKPRRGTAPTRTAAPPWPGGASVRTGPEKRSSTRPPAEMEPGKGEQASSSESDPEGPIAAQMLSFVMDDPDFESEASDTQRRADEFPVRDDPSDVTDEDEGPAQPPPPPKLPLPAFRLKNDSDLFGLGLEEAGPKESSEEGKEGKAPSKEKKKKKKKGKEEEEKSAKKKSKHKKSKDKEEGKEERRRRQQRPPRGRERTAADELEAFLGGRAPGGRHPGGGDYEEL, encoded by the exons TGAAGATAGTGATCCGGGGAGACAGGAACACGGGCAAGACAGCGCTGTGGCACCGCCTGCAGGGCCGGCCGTTCGTGGAGGAGTACATCCCCACACAGGAGATCCAGGTCACCAGCATCCACTGGAGCTACAAGA CCACGGATGACATCGTGAAGGTTGAAGTCTGGGATGTGGTAGACAAAG gaaaatgcaaaaagcGAGGCGACGGCTTAAAGATGGAGAACGACCCCCAGGAG GCGGAGTCTGAAATGGCCCTGGATGCTGAGTTCCTGGACGTGTACAAGAACTGCAACGGGGTGGTCATGATGTTCGACATTACCAAGCAGTG GACCTTCAATTACATTCTCCGGGAGCTTCCGAAAGTGCCCACCCACGTGCCAGTGTGCGTGCTGGGGAACTACCGGGACATGGGCGAGCACCGAGTCATCCTGCCGGACGACGTGCGTGACTTCATCGACAACCTGGACAG ACCTCCAGGTTCCTCCTACTTCCGCTATGCTGAGTCTTCCATGAAGAACAGCTTCGGTCTAAAGTACCTTCATAAGTTCTTCAATATCCCATTTTTGCAGCTTCAG AGGGAGACGCTGTTGCGGCAGCTGGAGACGAACCAGCTGGACATGGACGCCACGCTGGAGGAGCTGTCGGTGCAGCAGGAGACGGAGGACCAGAACTACGGCAT CTTCCTGGAGATGATGGAGGCTCGCAGCCGCGGCCATGCGTCCCCACTGGCGGCCAACGGGCAGAGCCCATCTTCGGGCTCCCAGTCACCAGTGGTGCCTGCAGGCGCCGTGTCCACGGGGAGCTCCAGCCCCGGCACACCCCAGCCCGCCCCACAGCTGCCCCTCAATGCCGCCCCACCATCCTCTCTGCCCCCTGTACCACCCTCAgaggccctgcccccacctgcgTGCCCCTCAGCCCCCGCCCCACGGCGCAGCATCATCTCTAGGCTGTTTGGGACGTCACCTGCCACCGAGGCAGCCCCTCCACCTCCAG AGCCAGTCCCGGCCGCAGAGGCCCCAGCAACAGTCCAGAGTGTGGAGGACTTTGTTCCCGACGACCGCCTGGACCGCAGCTTCCTGGAAGACACGACCCCCGCCAGGGACGAGAAGAAGGTGGGAGCCAAGGCTGCCCAGCAGGACAGCGACAG TGATGGGGAGGCCCTGGGCGGCAACCCGATGGTGGCAGGGTTCCAGGACGACGTGGACCTCGAAGACCAGCCACGTGGGAGTCCCCCGCTGCCTGCAGGCCCCGTCCCCAGTCAAGACATCACTCTTTCGAGTGAGGAGGAAGCAGAAGTGGCAGGTCCCCCACAAGGCCCTGCCCCAGCTCCCCAGCAGTGCTCAGAGCCAGAGACCAAGTG GTCCTCCATACCAGCTTCGAAGCCACGGAGGGGGACAGCTCCCACGAGGACTGCAGCACCCCCCTGGCCAGGCGGTGCCTCTGTTCGCACAGGTCCGGAGAAGCGCAGCAGCACCAGGCCCCCTGCTGAGATGGAGCCGGGGAAGGGTGAGCAGGCCTCCTCGTCGGAGAGTGACCCCGAGGGACCCATTGCTGCACAAATGCTGTCCTTCGTCATGGATGACCCCGACTTTGAGAGCGAGGCATCAGACACACAGCGCAGGGCG GATGAGTTTCCCGTGCGAGATGACCCCTCCGATGTGACTGACGAGGATGAGGGCCCTGCCCagccgcccccaccccccaagcTCCCTCTCCCCGCCTTCAGACTGAAGAATGACTCGGACCTCTtcgggctggggctggaggaggccGGACCCAAGGAGAGCAGTGAGGAAG GTAAGGAGGGCAAAGCCCCCTctaaggagaagaagaagaagaagaaaaaaggcaaagag GAGGAAGAAAAGTCTGCCAAGAAGAAGAGCAAACACAAGAAGAGCAAGGACAAGGAGGAGGGCAAGGaggagcggcggcggcggcagcagcggcCCCCGCGCGGCAGGGAGAGGACGGCTGCTGATGAGCTGGAGGCTTTCTTGGGGGGCAGGGCCCCGGGCGGCCGTCACCCTGGGGGTGGCGACTACGAGGAGCTCTAG